One window of the Deinococcus metalli genome contains the following:
- a CDS encoding GNAT family N-acetyltransferase, with the protein MIRPMQSTDAADLLALLHWMDDAPEREVFAPDARDPAELLLECEDSRCLVMEDDAGEGVRAYCALSPFRDGLVLEGPIGDGGHLRALVGRAVDGAQGLPVYAFCARDNQDVRDALEAAGFAPMHTTDFYSAPLPDLSRRAALPDGHTLRRTLPIAEYRALYRASEDTWANRLDWTPEEYDAHFGRDDVRLLALMRGSHAVGFAELEFNPDAARADVTYLAVHPAERGQRYGQHLLALAAAEAQTHPELRTLRVRAHDHMRPARALYTHAGLTHCRAVVTYLRDGDEDV; encoded by the coding sequence ATGATCCGCCCCATGCAGTCCACCGACGCCGCCGACCTGCTGGCCCTGCTGCACTGGATGGACGATGCCCCGGAACGCGAGGTGTTCGCCCCGGACGCCCGCGATCCGGCCGAACTGCTGCTTGAATGCGAGGACAGCCGCTGCCTGGTCATGGAGGACGACGCCGGCGAGGGGGTACGCGCGTACTGCGCCCTGTCGCCGTTCCGGGACGGCCTGGTGCTCGAAGGGCCGATCGGGGACGGCGGCCATCTGCGCGCCCTGGTGGGCCGGGCGGTGGACGGTGCCCAGGGACTGCCGGTGTACGCGTTCTGTGCCCGCGACAACCAGGACGTGCGCGACGCGCTGGAAGCGGCAGGGTTCGCGCCCATGCACACCACGGACTTCTACAGCGCGCCGCTGCCGGACCTGTCCCGCCGGGCCGCGCTGCCGGACGGGCACACGCTGCGCCGCACGCTGCCCATCGCGGAGTACCGCGCGCTGTACCGCGCCTCGGAGGACACCTGGGCCAACCGTCTGGACTGGACGCCCGAAGAGTACGACGCTCACTTCGGCCGGGACGACGTGCGCCTGCTGGCCCTGATGCGCGGCTCGCACGCGGTCGGCTTCGCGGAACTGGAGTTCAACCCGGACGCCGCCCGCGCCGACGTGACGTACCTCGCCGTGCACCCCGCCGAGCGCGGCCAGCGCTACGGGCAGCACCTGCTGGCCCTGGCGGCGGCCGAGGCACAGACGCACCCGGAACTGCGGACGCTGCGGGTGCGCGCCCACGACCACATGCGGCCCGCCCGTGCCCTGTACACCCACGCGGGCCTCACCCACTGCCGCGCGGTGGTCACGTACCTGCGCGACGGTGACGAGGACGTCTGA
- a CDS encoding DUF305 domain-containing protein — protein sequence MTPRPRWPALLLLLLLAGLAAFALFAPGRSAPAETSREVTFVRGMIQHHAQAVDMATRIRDRSRDRTLRSLALDIILSQQEQIGQMRGWLTLWNRPWAGAGMDAEHARMMGMATPTEVASLDTLPEARAEVTFLQLMRRHHQGALAMVRPVLDQPARPEVQALARQINATQSAEIRVMDSLLKQRGASPLPTPGGADQMPGMDMGSDSHDMPMH from the coding sequence GTGACGCCCCGTCCCCGCTGGCCCGCGCTGCTGCTCCTGCTGCTCCTAGCGGGCCTGGCCGCCTTCGCGCTGTTCGCGCCCGGCCGTTCGGCGCCCGCTGAGACCAGCCGCGAGGTGACGTTCGTGCGCGGCATGATCCAGCACCACGCGCAGGCGGTGGACATGGCGACCCGCATCCGCGACCGCAGCCGTGACCGCACGCTGCGCTCTCTGGCACTGGACATCATCCTGTCGCAGCAGGAGCAGATCGGGCAGATGCGCGGGTGGTTGACGCTGTGGAACCGTCCGTGGGCGGGGGCGGGCATGGACGCCGAGCACGCCCGCATGATGGGCATGGCCACCCCGACCGAGGTGGCGTCCCTGGACACCCTGCCGGAGGCGAGGGCCGAGGTGACGTTCCTACAGCTGATGCGCCGCCACCACCAGGGCGCGCTGGCGATGGTGCGGCCGGTGCTCGACCAGCCGGCCCGGCCGGAGGTGCAGGCGCTGGCCCGGCAGATCAATGCCACGCAGTCCGCCGAGATCCGCGTGATGGACAGCCTGCTGAAGCAGCGTGGGGCGTCTCCCCTGCCCACGCCGGGCGGTGCGGATCAGATGCCCGGCATGGACATGGGCAGCGACTCGCACGACATGCCGATGCACTGA
- a CDS encoding YdcF family protein, with the protein MRTFQVSRLSGLLEGAAIGAALGVLAAFLGEVRASVPVLLLLLVVCTVAGAFGWPRRVLRWGAGAVAALLAVCVLTPVLRAPLAALTLAQPPGKADLIVVLGGGVQCVSGVLEASSATRLLRGLELWRAGYAPVVTVSEQSGIIGPADCPKMSTLERAQIAALYPQGGPDVLTLAHVTTTKDEAARVRAYAQQRGWTRILLVTTPSHSRRAAALFRANGLNVVSVPAREIRFDDTLPTPLDRLWAVRVLAYEGTSRVKNWLGGTPER; encoded by the coding sequence ATGAGGACATTCCAGGTCTCCCGTCTCTCCGGACTGCTGGAGGGCGCCGCCATCGGCGCAGCTCTGGGCGTCCTCGCCGCGTTCCTGGGCGAAGTGCGGGCCAGCGTGCCGGTGCTCCTGCTCCTGCTCGTCGTGTGTACGGTCGCTGGCGCATTTGGGTGGCCGCGCCGGGTGCTGCGCTGGGGCGCGGGCGCGGTGGCCGCGCTTCTCGCGGTGTGTGTGCTGACTCCGGTGCTGCGCGCGCCGCTGGCTGCCCTCACTCTGGCTCAGCCGCCCGGAAAAGCCGACCTGATCGTGGTGCTGGGCGGCGGCGTACAGTGCGTCTCGGGTGTGCTGGAGGCGTCCAGCGCCACGCGGCTGCTCCGGGGGCTGGAACTGTGGCGGGCCGGCTACGCGCCGGTCGTGACCGTCTCGGAACAGTCCGGCATCATCGGCCCGGCCGACTGCCCCAAGATGAGCACCCTGGAACGCGCGCAGATCGCGGCCCTGTACCCGCAGGGCGGCCCCGACGTCCTCACGCTGGCGCACGTCACCACCACCAAGGACGAAGCGGCGCGCGTCCGCGCTTACGCCCAGCAGCGCGGCTGGACGCGCATCCTGCTCGTCACCACGCCCAGCCACTCGCGCCGCGCCGCCGCGCTGTTCCGCGCGAACGGCCTGAACGTCGTGTCGGTGCCGGCGCGCGAAATCCGGTTCGACGACACGCTTCCCACGCCGCTGGACCGGCTGTGGGCGGTGCGGGTTCTGGCGTATGAGGGGACGTCGCGCGTCAAGAACTGGCTTGGCGGCACGCCGGAACGCTGA